A genomic window from Pseudomonadales bacterium includes:
- a CDS encoding MliC family protein produces MKISQTAGTTLKNNPAAVAGFRFRLLLLLIAPLAAAVGCTGERIRPPSDPACSPMVPVVAETVSSGARRNTFVYQCDDRGESLSVVTRVGPGELAFWLPAEWGGGYFVLGQVRAASGSRYEGDDLMVWVKGDEAMIEVAGELHTSCRLDVHQSIWAHARLSGVLFRGVGNEPGWSIEIRERRMDLELDYGDRLLSIEMDPVPALSPSVTGGPRVIRGRSGDETVVVEITDRACNDAMSGEPFAATVVTHIGARILHGCGRWLSRAEPHP; encoded by the coding sequence ATGAAGATCTCACAGACAGCCGGGACGACTCTGAAGAATAACCCTGCTGCTGTTGCCGGGTTTCGATTCCGTCTTCTGCTGCTGCTGATCGCGCCTCTTGCCGCTGCCGTCGGCTGCACCGGGGAACGGATCCGCCCACCGTCTGATCCAGCCTGTTCGCCGATGGTACCGGTCGTTGCAGAGACAGTATCCTCTGGCGCCCGGCGGAACACCTTTGTCTACCAGTGCGACGACCGCGGTGAATCATTGAGCGTGGTCACCCGTGTGGGCCCTGGTGAACTCGCCTTCTGGCTCCCGGCTGAGTGGGGCGGCGGTTATTTCGTGCTCGGCCAGGTTCGTGCGGCCAGCGGCAGCCGTTACGAAGGGGATGACCTGATGGTCTGGGTCAAGGGTGATGAGGCCATGATCGAAGTTGCAGGTGAGCTTCACACTAGTTGTCGCCTCGATGTGCACCAGTCGATCTGGGCGCACGCCCGGTTGTCCGGCGTGCTGTTTCGCGGCGTCGGCAACGAGCCGGGCTGGTCCATCGAGATCCGGGAGCGGCGGATGGATCTCGAACTCGACTATGGCGATCGGCTGCTGTCGATCGAGATGGATCCAGTGCCTGCATTGAGCCCATCAGTGACTGGTGGTCCACGGGTAATTCGTGGTCGAAGTGGGGATGAGACCGTCGTTGTGGAGATCACGGACAGAGCCTGTAACGACGCCATGAGTGGCGAGCCTTTTGCAGCTACCGTCGTTACACACATCGGAGCACGCATTCTGCACGGCTGTGGGCGCTGGCTGAGCCGGGCTGAACCCCACCCCTGA
- a CDS encoding succinylglutamate desuccinylase/aspartoacylase family protein, with protein MDSAARLIGVACVSLVIGFLVNDARKYTANEAFAATLVAAGEPVSEQLTTPDVAVDSSGPAAASGSAAEVVAGVETEVVAAPEAAVEAVPVPVLTPRVSYRVKPSGTDQPADELRTTSHEVELTLLQLRRSHAADFEDLPDPTDDGAPLGESGPMPELEYVASLRQDGTSIDQGFGDLEPGTLSRMTWWAGESLYGASIPTPVLVAQGAEPGPTLCVTAAVHGDELNGIETVRQLMYSVDPAKLSGRLIGVPIVNLQGFERHSRYLPDRRDLNRFFPGNPRGSAASRIAYSFFEKVLRHCNALVDLHTGSFHRTNLPQLRANLEVEGVVNLTKGFGSTVILHSRAGSGTLRGAAVIAGIPTVTLEAGEPLRVDAAAVEHSVKALFGLLDNMGMYGRRSFWGNPEPTYYRSLWVRSDNGGILLSQVKLGRRVKAGDQLGTVTDPITNAEQVIRSPSSGRVIGMALNQFVMPGYAAYHIGVEAPTLEGLPSEPDNGHTEMDHPVAAYEDLTDSRDDSEE; from the coding sequence ATGGACTCTGCAGCACGTCTGATCGGTGTGGCTTGTGTGTCTCTGGTCATTGGCTTCCTGGTCAACGACGCCCGCAAGTACACGGCAAACGAAGCATTCGCAGCCACGCTGGTGGCGGCGGGCGAGCCCGTTTCCGAACAGCTGACCACACCGGATGTCGCAGTGGATTCGAGCGGGCCTGCCGCCGCGAGTGGGTCCGCAGCCGAAGTGGTGGCCGGGGTGGAAACCGAAGTGGTGGCTGCTCCGGAAGCTGCAGTGGAGGCCGTGCCTGTGCCTGTACTGACGCCCAGGGTGTCTTATCGGGTAAAGCCGTCCGGAACGGACCAGCCTGCGGATGAACTCCGCACAACCTCCCACGAGGTCGAACTGACGCTGCTGCAGCTGCGCAGGTCCCACGCTGCAGACTTCGAAGATCTTCCGGATCCGACCGACGATGGCGCACCCCTCGGAGAGAGCGGGCCGATGCCTGAACTCGAATATGTAGCTTCGCTGCGCCAGGACGGCACTTCCATCGATCAGGGTTTCGGCGATCTGGAGCCGGGCACCCTGTCGAGAATGACCTGGTGGGCGGGTGAGTCACTCTATGGTGCGTCCATTCCCACCCCGGTGCTCGTCGCCCAGGGGGCCGAACCGGGGCCGACGCTCTGTGTAACCGCTGCCGTGCATGGCGATGAACTCAATGGTATTGAGACCGTGCGTCAGCTCATGTACTCGGTAGACCCTGCAAAACTGAGCGGAAGGTTGATCGGCGTGCCGATCGTGAACCTGCAGGGATTTGAGCGGCACTCCCGCTATCTGCCCGATCGACGCGACCTGAACCGATTCTTCCCGGGCAACCCCCGAGGCAGTGCGGCATCGAGAATCGCCTACAGTTTTTTCGAGAAGGTACTGCGCCACTGCAACGCACTGGTGGACCTGCATACCGGCTCATTCCATCGCACCAACCTGCCCCAGTTGCGCGCCAACCTGGAAGTTGAAGGTGTGGTGAATCTCACCAAGGGATTCGGTTCCACGGTGATACTGCACAGCCGGGCTGGTTCGGGCACCTTACGGGGTGCTGCGGTGATTGCCGGGATCCCCACCGTGACCCTCGAAGCGGGAGAACCCCTGCGGGTGGATGCTGCTGCCGTGGAGCACTCCGTGAAGGCCCTGTTCGGTCTGCTCGACAACATGGGTATGTACGGCAGGCGCAGCTTCTGGGGCAATCCCGAACCGACATACTATCGATCACTGTGGGTGCGTTCCGACAACGGTGGCATTCTGCTGAGTCAGGTAAAACTTGGCCGCCGGGTGAAAGCCGGGGATCAGCTCGGCACGGTTACGGATCCCATCACCAACGCCGAGCAGGTCATTCGCTCGCCCAGTTCCGGACGCGTCATCGGCATGGCGCTCAATCAGTTCGTGATGCCGGGATACGCCGCTTACCATATCGGTGTCGAAGCCCCGACGCTGGAGGGGCTGCCCAGTGAACCGGACAACGGTCACACCGAGATGGACCATCCGGTAGCAGCCTATGAAGATCTCACAGACAGCCGGGACGACTCTGAAGAATAA
- a CDS encoding TonB-dependent receptor produces the protein MAKKPGFSSMLITSLSALLGIGFAGSLSAQEGAVIEEVVVTGSRIARTGFEAASPVDVVTSEEMAQTGVISVDEYLKRLPAFSGWQAGANINNGGDGGKFVDLRGLGFKRTLVLINGRRTTGSFIGSSSDIGAVDMNTIPMPMIDRVEVLKDGASSVYGSDALAGVVNIITKDRFEGIELSADGSWGTEEWDADTKSINALLGVSNDRGGAQLSLTYAKQDELLQGDRSWAEDALWPTLQPNGSFVASGLGSGNSRRIRSREFDQASLDSLAAQGVGSQFIIDASTGQIREFTGSDTYNYAPINALITPHERWQIAAQGDYEIASSSSGSVSMFSEMSYTRRTSHQRLAPDASFSVDPDFAGTGMWNSVVPASNPFNPFGDTPSNPWGISGQPVETNRRFEESGGRLFSQTNDSYRMLVGLRGDFNETINWELAYVFSEGESVSETNFYHRFDKWATIVDPTLCSADPSCVAATGPQNALNPFGPFGTISAAEIDYLMANSLKDQYKNRLENILLNVNGEFGDLQGGAIGWAAGYEYREEKASFSPDEFIGGGLTTGGAADPLDGKYSVDEIYGELLFPLLADQPFAKALDLEASVRYSDYDTVGDTTNYKLGVNWAINEAFRVRTTYSTGFRAPNVVELVAGQSTTFPIVEFPCEFYDTRSDATPNIQANCAANGVDPGPASELGFQVQSAYTLNPQADMEPEESTSYTFGVVWTPEFVEGIRASVDYWNIEIDEYIDAPDYNGLLRNCLNAADQSTSIACSFFITGTGIDDAFPADAEAEFGNLGKVETSGVDFAIDYSRPVDWGMINLLEVSFMGTYLDKYKETFPGSGTIDLVGTAGDDDGFGVYPEWRWNSSVRLSAEAWSLDWRMRWFDESKDLLRPSDITDDAKAESILYHDLIANYTWNQFTGSIGIENLTDEEPPRFHSAFNANTAPGVYDVVGRQLWVRAKVAF, from the coding sequence ATGGCTAAGAAACCTGGTTTCTCGTCGATGCTGATCACCTCCCTGAGTGCGCTGCTGGGTATCGGCTTTGCCGGCTCCCTCAGCGCCCAGGAAGGTGCGGTCATCGAGGAGGTTGTGGTAACCGGATCGCGTATCGCGCGCACCGGTTTTGAAGCCGCTTCCCCGGTCGATGTGGTCACCTCGGAAGAGATGGCTCAGACCGGCGTGATCAGTGTCGATGAATACCTTAAGCGTCTCCCGGCATTTTCGGGCTGGCAGGCAGGTGCAAACATCAATAACGGCGGTGACGGCGGCAAGTTCGTGGATCTTCGCGGTCTCGGCTTCAAGCGTACGCTGGTACTGATCAACGGCCGCAGAACGACTGGCAGTTTCATTGGCAGCTCATCCGATATCGGCGCAGTGGATATGAACACCATTCCGATGCCGATGATCGATCGGGTGGAAGTGCTCAAGGATGGTGCGTCGTCCGTGTACGGTTCCGATGCGCTGGCGGGTGTGGTGAACATCATTACCAAGGACCGCTTCGAAGGCATCGAACTGTCGGCAGACGGCAGCTGGGGTACCGAGGAGTGGGACGCCGACACCAAGAGCATCAATGCTCTGCTGGGAGTCTCCAACGATCGTGGTGGTGCTCAGTTGAGCCTGACCTACGCCAAGCAGGATGAGCTGCTGCAGGGCGATCGCAGCTGGGCGGAAGACGCGCTCTGGCCGACGCTGCAGCCGAACGGCAGTTTCGTGGCCAGTGGCCTCGGATCCGGGAACAGTCGCCGTATTCGCAGCCGTGAATTCGATCAGGCGAGTCTGGATTCTCTTGCGGCACAGGGCGTCGGAAGCCAGTTCATCATCGATGCATCCACCGGCCAGATTCGCGAGTTCACCGGGTCAGATACGTACAACTATGCACCGATCAACGCGCTGATCACACCGCATGAACGCTGGCAGATTGCCGCTCAGGGTGACTATGAGATCGCGTCCTCCAGCTCTGGTTCGGTAAGCATGTTCAGTGAGATGTCCTATACCCGCCGAACATCCCACCAGCGCCTGGCCCCGGATGCATCATTTTCTGTTGATCCCGATTTTGCAGGCACCGGCATGTGGAACTCGGTTGTACCCGCGTCCAACCCTTTCAATCCCTTTGGTGACACGCCCAGCAATCCGTGGGGTATCAGTGGACAGCCGGTCGAGACGAACCGGCGGTTCGAGGAATCCGGTGGCCGACTGTTCAGCCAGACCAACGACTCCTATCGGATGCTGGTTGGTCTGCGTGGTGATTTCAACGAAACCATCAACTGGGAACTGGCCTACGTTTTCTCCGAAGGTGAAAGCGTCAGCGAGACCAACTTCTACCATCGTTTCGACAAGTGGGCGACTATCGTGGATCCCACACTCTGCAGCGCAGATCCTTCATGTGTTGCGGCAACCGGTCCCCAGAATGCGCTGAACCCTTTCGGACCTTTCGGCACGATCAGCGCGGCTGAGATCGACTATCTGATGGCGAACTCGCTGAAAGATCAGTACAAGAACCGTCTCGAGAACATCCTGCTCAACGTCAATGGTGAATTCGGTGACCTCCAGGGCGGTGCCATCGGCTGGGCGGCTGGCTATGAATATCGCGAAGAGAAGGCCTCTTTCAGTCCCGATGAATTCATCGGCGGTGGCTTGACCACGGGCGGAGCAGCGGATCCGCTGGATGGCAAGTACTCGGTCGACGAAATCTATGGTGAACTGCTGTTCCCACTGCTGGCGGATCAGCCCTTTGCCAAGGCGCTGGATCTTGAAGCCTCGGTTCGTTACTCCGACTACGACACCGTGGGTGATACGACCAACTACAAACTGGGTGTGAACTGGGCGATCAACGAAGCGTTCCGGGTCCGCACGACCTACTCCACAGGATTCCGCGCACCCAATGTGGTGGAGCTTGTGGCAGGCCAGTCGACGACCTTCCCGATCGTCGAATTCCCCTGCGAGTTCTACGACACCCGTAGTGATGCAACGCCCAACATTCAGGCTAACTGTGCTGCCAACGGGGTTGATCCCGGTCCGGCATCTGAACTCGGATTCCAGGTTCAGTCCGCCTACACTCTCAACCCACAGGCGGACATGGAACCGGAAGAGTCCACGTCCTACACCTTCGGTGTGGTCTGGACGCCTGAGTTTGTAGAGGGCATCCGCGCAAGTGTCGACTACTGGAATATTGAGATCGATGAGTATATCGATGCACCAGACTACAATGGTCTGCTCCGCAACTGTCTGAATGCCGCTGATCAGTCCACGTCGATTGCCTGTAGTTTCTTCATCACCGGTACGGGTATCGATGATGCGTTCCCGGCCGATGCAGAAGCTGAATTCGGCAACCTCGGTAAGGTCGAAACTTCCGGTGTCGACTTCGCGATCGATTATTCCCGTCCGGTGGACTGGGGCATGATCAATCTGCTTGAAGTCTCATTCATGGGCACCTACCTGGACAAGTACAAGGAAACCTTCCCGGGATCCGGCACGATCGATCTGGTCGGCACGGCTGGTGATGATGATGGTTTCGGCGTCTATCCCGAGTGGCGCTGGAATTCCAGCGTGCGGCTGAGCGCGGAAGCCTGGTCGTTGGACTGGCGCATGCGCTGGTTCGACGAGTCCAAGGACCTGCTGCGCCCGTCTGACATCACCGATGATGCCAAGGCAGAGAGCATTCTCTATCACGACCTGATTGCCAACTACACCTGGAATCAGTTCACTGGCAGTATCGGCATTGAAAACCTTACTGACGAGGAGCCACCGCGCTTCCACAGTGCGTTCAATGCCAACACCGCACCTGGTGTCTATGACGTCGTCGGACGTCAGCTCTGGGTCCGTGCGAAGGTGGCGTTCTAG